The proteins below are encoded in one region of Brevundimonas fontaquae:
- a CDS encoding 2,3-bisphosphoglycerate-dependent phosphoglycerate mutase — translation MPRLILLRHGQSQWNLENRFTGWVDVDLTAEGEAQARRGGELIAEAGFKPAVMFTSVLTRAQRSGALALQSAGLTDVPVIEDWRLNERHYGGLTGLNKAETAQKHGEDQVKIWRRSYDVPPPPLAPGGEFDFNADPRYAGKAIPDTESLKTTLDRVKPYWDAEIAPRLKAGEDVLIAAHGNSLRAIVKLLFGVPDDQIVGLEIPTGNPLEIDLDPDLKPTAARYLDAARAETLPTAS, via the coding sequence ATGCCGCGCCTGATCCTGCTCCGCCACGGCCAGAGCCAGTGGAACCTCGAGAACCGTTTCACCGGCTGGGTCGACGTCGATCTGACGGCGGAGGGCGAGGCCCAGGCGCGTCGCGGCGGCGAACTGATCGCCGAGGCCGGGTTCAAGCCGGCGGTGATGTTCACCTCGGTCCTGACGCGCGCCCAGCGCTCCGGCGCCCTGGCGTTGCAGTCGGCGGGCCTGACCGATGTGCCGGTGATCGAGGACTGGCGCCTGAACGAGCGCCATTACGGCGGTCTGACGGGTCTGAACAAGGCCGAGACGGCTCAGAAGCACGGCGAAGACCAGGTCAAGATCTGGCGCCGCAGCTATGATGTGCCGCCGCCCCCGCTGGCGCCCGGCGGCGAGTTCGATTTCAACGCCGACCCGCGCTACGCCGGCAAGGCCATTCCCGACACCGAAAGCCTGAAGACCACGCTGGACCGGGTGAAGCCCTATTGGGACGCCGAGATCGCGCCGCGCCTGAAGGCGGGCGAGGACGTGCTGATCGCCGCCCACGGCAACTCCCTGCGCGCCATCGTCAAACTGCTGTTCGGCGTGCCGGACGATCAGATCGTCGGCCTTGAAATCCCGACCGGCAATCCGCTGGAGATTGATCTGGACCCGGATCTGAAGCCTACCGCCGCCCGCTACCTCGACGCCGCTCGCGCCGAGACATTGCCGACCGCATCATGA
- a CDS encoding TonB-dependent receptor plug domain-containing protein, protein MTQTALLLLALAPAAGVVQPVQAQTNEAQPVEAQAQVQQEEPTVVLPDVEVTAARRGVALGGQEPIVSYDSAQIQAFGATNIGELITLLEAQTRSARGGSPVFLVNGRRISGFREIRGIPPEAIERFDVLPEETALSYGYSANQRVVNIVLKADFKSLTASVNVSRPEQGGRTTTASENNVLRIAGSDRWSVDINGTTSNTLFETERDIDRSTTAGGDSELANAYRTLLPKTDELSVSGTYKHDLNDKVGMTLSGSVEDSNSFSYQGLPNVQLTVPGTNPFSPTGQDVNLFSYLDLPGALTRKTDTRTAELGTVFDGYVGDWRWTATGEYSRVETDTSTGRGVDANALQDLIAGDLTVNPFGDLTDRAVVRPRDTANSVAQTATAELVLNGRPYELPAGDITSTIKVGAGYQSLDSESLRSGVAVDRSQSRNSGSVQANFDLPISNVERGVLPKIGDLSANLNLAYQELSDFGGVSSVGAGLNWSPVERLSFSANYSDEGKAPTVQQLNDPTVSTPNTPVFDFRTGQTVEINRITGGDPNLQAEDRRILKLGMNWQPVSDKDFRLNLAYTRTEADNEISSFPAITPDLEAALPDRFVRDADGNLVSIDARALNFFKREQQDVQWGFNFSRPFGKPNPAAAGGRGPGGRGGPGGGMMMMGGPGGPGGGGRMRGGRGSGMQPGQGIFNLSLTHTWRVQDEVTIRDGLTPLDLLDGDSISGSGGQSRHEVQLQTGLSRNGVGAFVNANWRSGTTVNGDALGSPDLDFSGRTTVNLFAFADLTQRTSWVERFPFLKGTRIGFGVQNIFDDRVSVTSSDGVTPVNYQRDYLDPQGRVFRINLRKILF, encoded by the coding sequence ATGACCCAGACCGCGCTTCTCCTGCTTGCGCTGGCCCCCGCCGCCGGTGTCGTCCAGCCTGTTCAGGCCCAAACCAACGAGGCCCAGCCGGTAGAAGCCCAGGCGCAGGTCCAGCAGGAGGAGCCGACGGTCGTTCTGCCGGACGTGGAGGTGACGGCGGCGCGGCGCGGGGTGGCCCTGGGTGGGCAGGAACCGATCGTCTCTTATGACTCCGCCCAGATCCAGGCGTTCGGCGCGACCAACATCGGCGAGCTGATCACCCTGCTGGAGGCCCAGACCCGCAGCGCGCGCGGCGGGTCTCCGGTCTTCCTGGTCAACGGACGGCGTATCTCGGGCTTTCGCGAGATCCGCGGCATTCCGCCCGAGGCCATCGAACGGTTCGACGTCCTGCCGGAAGAGACCGCGCTGTCCTATGGCTACAGCGCCAATCAGCGGGTGGTGAACATCGTGCTGAAGGCGGACTTCAAGTCCCTGACCGCTTCGGTCAACGTCAGCCGGCCTGAGCAAGGCGGTCGCACGACCACCGCCAGCGAGAACAACGTCCTTCGCATCGCCGGCTCGGATCGCTGGTCGGTCGATATCAACGGCACGACCTCCAACACCCTGTTCGAGACCGAGCGCGACATCGACCGCAGCACGACGGCCGGCGGCGACAGCGAACTGGCCAACGCCTATCGCACCCTGCTGCCCAAGACGGACGAGCTATCGGTGTCGGGGACCTACAAGCACGACCTGAACGACAAGGTCGGCATGACGCTGAGCGGCAGCGTGGAGGACTCAAACAGCTTCAGCTACCAGGGGCTGCCCAATGTTCAGCTGACCGTGCCGGGGACCAATCCGTTCTCGCCGACCGGCCAGGACGTCAATCTGTTCAGCTATCTGGACCTGCCCGGCGCCCTGACGCGCAAGACCGATACCCGTACGGCCGAACTGGGCACCGTGTTCGACGGCTATGTCGGCGACTGGCGTTGGACGGCGACGGGGGAATACAGCCGCGTCGAGACCGACACCTCAACGGGGCGCGGCGTCGATGCGAATGCGCTGCAGGATCTCATCGCGGGCGATCTGACCGTCAATCCGTTCGGCGATCTGACCGACCGGGCCGTGGTGAGACCGCGCGACACCGCCAACTCCGTGGCCCAGACGGCGACGGCGGAACTGGTGCTGAACGGGCGTCCCTATGAGCTGCCAGCCGGCGACATCACCTCGACCATCAAGGTCGGGGCCGGCTATCAATCGCTTGACTCCGAGAGCCTGCGTTCGGGCGTGGCCGTGGATCGGTCGCAGTCGCGCAACTCGGGCAGCGTCCAGGCCAACTTCGACCTGCCGATCTCCAACGTCGAGCGCGGCGTCCTGCCCAAGATCGGTGACCTGTCGGCCAATCTGAACCTGGCCTATCAGGAGCTGTCCGACTTCGGCGGCGTGTCCTCGGTCGGGGCCGGGCTGAACTGGTCGCCGGTCGAGCGGCTGTCCTTCTCGGCCAACTATTCCGACGAGGGCAAGGCCCCGACGGTCCAGCAGTTGAACGACCCGACAGTATCTACGCCGAATACGCCGGTCTTCGACTTCCGCACCGGCCAGACCGTCGAGATCAACCGCATCACCGGCGGCGATCCCAATCTGCAGGCCGAGGATCGGCGCATCCTGAAGCTGGGCATGAACTGGCAGCCGGTGTCGGACAAGGATTTCCGGCTGAACCTGGCCTACACCCGCACCGAGGCGGACAACGAAATCTCCAGCTTCCCGGCCATCACGCCCGACCTTGAGGCAGCCCTGCCGGATCGGTTCGTTCGCGATGCGGACGGCAATCTGGTGTCCATCGACGCCCGTGCGCTGAACTTCTTCAAGCGCGAGCAGCAGGACGTTCAGTGGGGCTTCAACTTCTCGCGCCCGTTCGGCAAGCCGAACCCGGCGGCTGCGGGTGGCCGTGGTCCGGGCGGACGCGGCGGTCCTGGCGGGGGAATGATGATGATGGGCGGCCCCGGCGGCCCCGGCGGCGGCGGACGGATGCGCGGCGGGCGGGGATCGGGAATGCAGCCCGGCCAAGGCATTTTCAACCTGTCGCTGACCCACACCTGGCGTGTCCAGGACGAGGTCACCATTCGCGACGGTCTGACGCCGCTGGATCTGCTGGACGGCGATTCCATCTCCGGCTCGGGCGGTCAGTCGCGTCATGAGGTCCAGCTTCAGACCGGCCTATCCAGAAACGGCGTGGGCGCCTTCGTCAACGCCAACTGGCGCTCGGGCACGACAGTCAATGGCGACGCGCTGGGGTCGCCCGATCTGGACTTCTCGGGCCGGACCACGGTCAATCTGTTCGCCTTCGCCGACCTGACCCAACGCACTTCGTGGGTCGAGCGCTTCCCGTTCCTGAAGGGCACGCGGATCGGTTTCGGCGTTCAGAACATCTTTGACGACCGCGTCTCGGTGACCAGCAGCGACGGCGTAACGCCGGTCAACTATCAGCGCGACTATCTGGACCCTCAGGGGCGCGTCTTCCGCATCAATCTGCGCAAGATCCTCTTCTAA